A section of the Roseomonas marmotae genome encodes:
- a CDS encoding GntR family transcriptional regulator, whose product MSLKVAKQVVTLRSALGETLRTAILSGRFVPGQRLVERELCELTGASRASVREAMRQLEAEGLVVNRPHRGPSVAAISAEDARQLFGVRGVLQGYAARLCAETRPPETMTAIIDATGALKRAAELADTRRIVAAGDAFHHAIAEGCGNAVLRQMLVSVHNRLALLRNLSMSRPSRVRDGLAAYEEIRDAILYGDAARAEALCLRHNDAGLKAVLRILAEQAPATDTKE is encoded by the coding sequence GTGAGTCTCAAGGTGGCCAAACAGGTGGTGACCCTCCGGTCCGCCCTCGGTGAAACGCTGCGCACCGCCATTCTGTCCGGGCGCTTCGTGCCGGGGCAGCGCCTGGTGGAGCGTGAGCTCTGTGAGCTGACCGGCGCCAGCCGCGCCTCCGTGCGGGAAGCGATGCGGCAGCTGGAGGCCGAGGGGCTGGTGGTGAACCGGCCGCATCGCGGACCTTCCGTCGCCGCCATCAGCGCCGAGGATGCGCGCCAGCTTTTCGGCGTGCGCGGCGTGCTGCAGGGCTATGCCGCGCGGCTCTGCGCCGAAACGCGCCCGCCCGAGACCATGACAGCGATCATCGATGCCACGGGAGCACTGAAGAGGGCGGCCGAGCTGGCGGATACGCGGCGCATCGTGGCCGCGGGCGATGCCTTCCACCACGCCATCGCCGAGGGCTGCGGCAATGCCGTGCTGCGGCAGATGCTGGTCTCCGTCCACAACCGGCTGGCGCTCCTGCGCAACCTCTCCATGTCGCGCCCGTCCCGGGTGCGGGACGGGCTGGCGGCCTATGAGGAAATTCGCGACGCCATTCTCTACGGGGATGCCGCGCGGGCCGAGGCGCTCTGCCTCCGCCACAACGACGCCGGCCTGAAGGCGGTGCTTCGCATCCTGGCCGAACAGGCCCCGGCAACCGATACGAAGGAGTGA
- a CDS encoding ketopantoate reductase family protein, protein MESVVIWGSGAIGGTIGACLRRAGHDVLFVDVVPEHVEAISAGKLRIEGPVVDFTIGGPAALPEQVKGRHKLIILAVKAHHTEAATRALLPHLAEDGAVVSCQNGLNELTIAEIVGRQRTIGAFVNFYADYMAPGHISYAKRGAVVVGEMDGSRTPRLEALHRMLRDFDEDAVLSDNVFGYLWGKGGYGAILKASALTNDTIADFIAAPERRVLILRLVQEILAVAAAEGVTPLGFDGFDPIAFMQRDEAAIEASMQRMIAFNRGSAKPRSGVWRDLAIRKRQTDVVAQLAPVRAAARGHGLATPIADKLAELISEIEQGRREIGPEAADALSLAAQS, encoded by the coding sequence ATGGAGTCAGTGGTCATCTGGGGTTCGGGAGCGATCGGCGGCACGATCGGCGCCTGCCTCCGCCGCGCCGGGCATGACGTGCTGTTCGTGGATGTGGTGCCCGAGCATGTGGAGGCCATTTCCGCCGGAAAGCTGCGGATCGAGGGGCCGGTGGTGGATTTCACCATCGGCGGTCCGGCCGCGTTGCCGGAACAGGTGAAGGGCCGGCACAAGCTGATCATCCTCGCCGTCAAGGCGCATCACACGGAGGCCGCGACCCGCGCCCTGCTGCCGCACCTGGCCGAGGATGGCGCGGTGGTCTCCTGCCAGAACGGATTGAACGAGCTGACGATCGCCGAGATCGTCGGCCGCCAGCGCACCATCGGCGCCTTCGTCAATTTCTATGCCGACTACATGGCCCCCGGCCATATCAGCTACGCCAAGCGCGGCGCGGTGGTGGTGGGGGAGATGGATGGCAGCCGCACGCCCCGGCTGGAAGCCCTGCACCGCATGCTGCGGGACTTCGACGAAGACGCCGTGCTCAGCGACAATGTCTTCGGCTACCTCTGGGGCAAGGGGGGCTATGGCGCCATCCTGAAGGCCTCGGCCCTGACCAATGACACCATCGCCGATTTCATTGCGGCGCCCGAGCGCCGCGTGCTGATCCTGCGGCTGGTGCAGGAAATCCTGGCGGTGGCGGCGGCCGAGGGGGTCACGCCGCTGGGCTTCGACGGCTTCGACCCCATCGCCTTCATGCAGCGGGACGAAGCGGCCATCGAGGCGTCCATGCAGCGGATGATCGCCTTCAACCGCGGCTCCGCCAAGCCGCGCAGCGGCGTCTGGCGCGACCTGGCCATTCGCAAGCGGCAGACCGATGTCGTGGCGCAGCTCGCCCCGGTGCGGGCCGCCGCGCGCGGCCACGGGCTGGCCACGCCCATCGCCGACAAGCTGGCCGAACTGATCAGCGAGATCGAGCAGGGCCGCCGCGAGATTGGCCCGGAGGCCGCCGACGCGCTCAGCCTCGCCGCCCAATCGTAA